CAATAGCACTGACAGTGTTGTTTTCAGGTAATGAAGGCCGCACAAGCAGCACACAAATGCTTTCTTCtgttaaaaaatgtgattttagtaatgaaaataaaacggTTTGATTTGGTTTTGCATTCATTGATCATTTGCCAAAAGTATCAATATTCAACGTCTTGTTATACACTGTGGTACAGATATGACATTGTGATATTCTGTGTTGCATTAAGATTACAGCTGTGGATtgaatatgggtgttttttattAAGGTTTGTGGGCGAGGGCTACTCCAAAGCTCTGGAGAATATGGAAGAGGCCATGCTTCAGTTTTACAATAGCATTGGTGCTGGACTTTGTATCCTTTCTCCTAAAATTGGACAACTGGTGGCAGTTGCTGTAGAAGAGGATGCAATACTGAGAGCTCAGATCCACCAAGTCACAGAAGACAACGTGAAGGTACTCTCTGTTCTTTTGGGTAATGTGCTTATGACACATATCTGGGACTAGATACaaatgaggaaaaatgtacgattAGGTAAGGAAAGTGATATATTGGTCAAATTAGATGATTGAGCTTGTGTTTAATTGAACGCTTGAAAGGCAAGTGGCCAAATGTGGAGTTAAATTATAATTGATAAAAAATCACATAAACTCAATCTTGTTTGTTCATCATAGGTGTACTGTGTGGATCATGGGTTCTCTGAGGTGGTCAGCCGAAAAAAGCTACTACAGCCAAGCGACCAGTTTCTCACTCTTCCCTTCCAGGCAACCATTTGCCAACTCGCAGGTAACGTTCGCCATTGTGCATTTGTTTGGttgtttaaaggtgctgtgtgtatttttttggaggatttatttacagaaatacaatatattatacataactatgtcttcagaggtgtataaagaccttacacaatgaagcgttatgtttttattaccttagaacgagccatttctatctacatacaccgagGGTCCACTTACATGGAATTTCGCCGTGTTTTTTCTAatgtagccctaaacggacaaactgctctacagagcacgtttcataAATGTTATCtcattcagcaaagaagcgaaaacgtgatgacatcttagttctgtgtcagcctccgtagtgcttcgaaagcgagggggaggggtggagtaagccGTTGGTTGCGATTCGTAGCCTCacagctagatgccgctaaatttcattcatGCCTTTAAATGTCAAAACCAAAGATAagtgcatttttgtttgttaggTCTGGAGCCGTTTAGTACTGATGCGGTCGTTCTGAAGACTCTGGAGTCAACAGCTGTCGGTCGTACACTGTTAGCCGAGATTGTGGAGCGTGAGGACACGCCCCTCATTGTGCTGTATGACACGTCTCAAAATGAAGATGTCAATGTGAATGCTGTCTGTTTGAAGGCTCTGCATGATAAATCGATGGAGAATCCTCTACAGGTTGGTGCCCCAGTGCCGTGTTGTTTTATATCAGCACTCTTGTCAATTGAAAGTACTAATTTATTGCTGTACATCTTACTGGAGCTATTAAAAAAATGGTGGTTATACATTCACAGAGGAATGAATAATTGTAAAATGAAATGAGTTTCCTGTATGTTTCTAGGTAAACAGCGTGTACACAAATGTGTGCGTGACAAACGTGTGCTCGGATGGCAGTATTTATTGTCAGTTGCCTTCGCGGGGCCGGGCCAAACTCAAAGACATCATGGACAAGATTGAGACGCATTTCATCTCTCAGGTAACACTGaattcagttttgttttcatatttaaagtAAAAGTCTTTTCATTTGTGTGTATTGTGAGGGCATTAAAAACCTTTGTTACTGTGTTTAAGCTAACATGGGAGCTGCTGGTGTCAAAGCCGTTTTGCGGGAAGGTGTGTCTGGCTAAAAACAAAGGCAAATGGGCAAGAGCAGAGGTGAGCAGAGGCTGATCCTGGTGTCCTgtcactagggatgtaacgattcaccgtgagccggttgaaaatcggttataatgtgtgacgattcaaatcggttgaggtgtgaactgaatcgcaatacattttttgaacagcaggggccgctattttcactgcaaatctaaacgtggacatgctgatatttcttaaatgcaaaaaaatccaagaaaagctcagacagtattagtttgtttatattaaagagactttttctattattaatttgttataaaattgcagtttagttttgttatttgaaataaaacattattttattatacaaagaaacgtgaagcatttaagaaataatgcaagggaagttgttcatttataatttgtttcaactcattttgtaaaaataaatcgtgagtaaatcgtgaataaatcgcatcgtgagatcagaatcgtgactcgcatcgcatcgtgagctgagtgaatcgttacatccctacatgtCACATTAACTCTCTGCATGCTTTTAAAATGCCGTTGAGTCTGATATAAATGGCTCTGTTTGTAATGAATgagtaaatgtgtttaatttatGTGTAGATCACAAACCTTCATGGGAGTCAAGTGTTAGACATCATGTTCTTGGATTTAGGACTTCCTGCTTCGCTGGAGGTTAGCGAACTTCGAGAGATCCCGCCCATCTTCCTCAGAGAGCTCATCACCATACCACCACAGGTACTCACAGTTTGCACACTAAGgctgtgttcacatttgacttttttttgcATGAAATAGTCGAAAATGGCTCTCGCAGTGTtatggttacaaatagcagccggcaatgttcaaagatagcatttgtgcacgagggcagcttagagagacaggcttcatagtaGGGCtgtagctatcgattattttagtaatcgattatattaaaattgcatacattaatacaccgaaattgcatacattaatatctatgaaaactaaacccatttagtacattccatttccatattacattcaaaatgcaatatacaaatatataaatagaaatagaaagaataaaTTCAACGGTAAGCAACTAACTTCAGCGTATAcatagttttaatattttttttactattaaatagtaatatatttgtccacataaaactactgtagttaaccagacttttatattggcaggttgtcgggagatgcttattttttgtgtttttgatagCTTCACTTCACATAGCTTCactctatataaataaattctcAGAGCAACtatggagatgaagttcatgtgttcatgtcctcatacagcgCAGATGCAGACAAATCCATGAgaatcacgcgtgtagcacgttaaactgtgcagttcattcactcagacacgcagaacagccagatggcatgtttaaataacaggatatggactcaatgcagccggaaaacaacttgcaaaatagactaaaactaagtaaaatagagGTGCGCCACTGATTAACGTCACACAGAAAcgagcacaacgacaaacgcacttaacacaaacaagcggctctgtttaatgcacctgccaaagTGTATCACATGCGTACTACTCTGGAAAATACATATATGCCACACTGTACAGCCCTGATAGGCGCGCATGTGTTTAAACAGCCACAAAGACCAATTTAAGCCTTTGGACATAACACATACTGTGCACTAGTTAGACAGGATAAATTTTGCCGGCTGAAgtcctaaaagtttggtttaaagaaCGTACCAAGCACAATGTTCTCTCaccattcacaaacacacacagtttgtcGCAGTCTCAGGGTTGTCAGAGCAGAAATGAAAACCTGTAtctgtatatttttctgtaatttattctgtCAGCGTCTTCAATAATAATGGTCTAATAATGGTCTGTGGGGAaacagtgctccgtgtgtagtgtagttaaatgaattaaatgaagTTTcgaggcagcgtaacggaattctatttgaattattaaCGGAGaacgtctttgcaataaccaatcGCATATTTAAATACTACAATACTATTTTcttgctagaaatgcaatcgtaactaaaaacacttttatacaAAACAATGCTCCAATGGGCGTTTCGGCcgacattttatttttctagcttgagccttctcgaacAATCACGTTCCTTGCATGTTATTATGGAaatgacaggtctctgtcattttGTTAGCTGTGAAAATGGTGCTTGACGTAGGGTGGGTTTTTTCGACCTAAAAATACGCtttgagctgcagaaaaagacgctggtgctggcgtttaaaaaagcgctcagaaCTTTTTGGAAAACACAGTTTACTCAgaaggattataatgtaaaacagacgctagcagcttcaaaaaggaAGTCAactgtgaacacggcctaaggTTGTACTGGATGTATTTCTGTCTCTGTAGGCTATCAAGTGTTTTCTGGCAGATCTGAACACAGATGGGAATGTTTGGCCTCCTGAAGCTGTTTTGTGGTTGAGAGAGACGGTCCTCAACAAAGCCCCCTGCTGCATGAAGGTCAGATGTATAATTTTATAAGTTAAGCAGCTAATAACATTATTTTGCTTTGTGAATGTGTTATCCACCTCTGAGCAGCATAAGTATATGTAAATATGCCTTTTAATCTTATatgacttttttgtgtgtttatgattTTCTCTTAAGCTGATgtgcattgtgaaaagtgctatacaaGTTTCCTTTAATATTTACTTGAATTATTCAATCGTGGTTTTGTTACTCTAAATCTGTTGTTTAGTTTGTTAAGCTTGATGAGACCAGAACAGTGCACATCTACCTGTTCAGTGGTGATGGAGCTCATGACCTTCAGAGCAGCATTAACCATCAGCTGGCCTCCTGTCCATTCTGGCATCAGAATTTCTACCTTAACCGGTTCTCTAAGGCTCCTGAGCCTTCCTTGGTTGAGATGTGGGATCCACCCTGTTTACAGTCTAAGGCCCTCACAATGCCCTCTAAGCTGGAGCTACCCCAGGTGGGGCAAAACATGGATGTGTTTGTGTCGGTCGCGTGCCACCCCGGACACTTTGTGCTGCAGCTGTGGCAGGATCTGTACAAGCTGGTGGTGCTTATGGGAGAGATGATCCTGTACTAcaacaaacaggaagtgacccAAATCGATATCCAGAAAAACTGCGTCTACGCTGCCAAGATCGACAACAAGTGAGGGAAACAATGGGTCATGAGCCAAATTTATTGTGTTTGAATATACGTGCTTTCTTCTGTATAATGTATTCGGGTCTATTTTCTCTGATTCAAGCTCCTTTTCTCGTTGTCTGTAGTTGGCATCGTGTTTTGGTAAAGGGCATCCTGGCCAATGGCTTGGTGTCTGTGTACGAGTTGGATTATGGGAAGTACGAGTTGATAAACTATTCTCATCTTCAGCCACTCATCGATGAGTTTAGACAGCTTCCATTCCAGGGCATATCTGCTCAGCTGGCAGGTaagacatttttgtttaaaaacgcGCTTTAAAACTTTCCCAAAAAGTTGCTCATCCCTGGACCCTTatcaacactttttaaatttatGATGCTATTCAAATGTCTTTCACACTTTTATACTCTTTGCAAGGAGCAAGTGCAAAACTTAAATACTTGGTGATCATTTCAGGTGTGAAGCAGGGGGTCTGGTGCGAGGAAGCTGCTATGGTGTTCCGAAACCATGTGGAGAAGAAACCGCTGGTGGCCCAGATCGAGTCGGTCGAACAGGGGGTGTGGCCCTGGGAGTGCAAAATCTCCGT
This sequence is a window from Triplophysa rosa linkage group LG4, Trosa_1v2, whole genome shotgun sequence. Protein-coding genes within it:
- the tdrd7a gene encoding tudor domain-containing protein 7A → MSDLELVKKMLRAVLQSSKHGVAMARLQGDYRALTGEMIPHWKFGHASLERFLCSIPSVVRLERSNTGEVMCFAGVCEETAHIAQLVSRQKDAKKSSCSKLLHCQMRTKSSSLFSPNVIPRSSLRQPVNMSHPYRCPAPKFNFYPNQRQVYSTNLPSTRVSPRHLLSRKSPGSMGTGSVPNRFQTDMKTHPYQPSWTPAQNKSVNLVEVEMVQSRIKQLLQKYRSGVWLSKISQLYKEMFKEELHMHKDLETWTHICTVEKPGSNNIGDRLVYSVLEPFPKASTPLTARVKQPTPAQQTTHSLKTLSIDIPPLAQKPHPPLSPTSPNSSRLEFSLLETSSTSMHSLITPPTTPPFNQPLAPEIKQKLRQLLKTYCQGLWAHGVPQLFLDAFGCEFPQYALENLSLVADTCMVEYPMPDNRKRAILYALPSHVDTQPRPRPRPLLLTCSGNPHVPPLTMPTGEYLSVLVMEINSTDSVVFRFVGEGYSKALENMEEAMLQFYNSIGAGLCILSPKIGQLVAVAVEEDAILRAQIHQVTEDNVKVYCVDHGFSEVVSRKKLLQPSDQFLTLPFQATICQLAGLEPFSTDAVVLKTLESTAVGRTLLAEIVEREDTPLIVLYDTSQNEDVNVNAVCLKALHDKSMENPLQVNSVYTNVCVTNVCSDGSIYCQLPSRGRAKLKDIMDKIETHFISQLTWELLVSKPFCGKVCLAKNKGKWARAEITNLHGSQVLDIMFLDLGLPASLEVSELREIPPIFLRELITIPPQAIKCFLADLNTDGNVWPPEAVLWLRETVLNKAPCCMKFVKLDETRTVHIYLFSGDGAHDLQSSINHQLASCPFWHQNFYLNRFSKAPEPSLVEMWDPPCLQSKALTMPSKLELPQVGQNMDVFVSVACHPGHFVLQLWQDLYKLVVLMGEMILYYNKQEVTQIDIQKNCVYAAKIDNNWHRVLVKGILANGLVSVYELDYGKYELINYSHLQPLIDEFRQLPFQGISAQLAGVKQGVWCEEAAMVFRNHVEKKPLVAQIESVEQGVWPWECKISVFLVDTTQENNDVWIHNIMVEFLEELSRAP